The genomic stretch GGTGGCTACGCCTTGGCAGTAAAAATTATTAATTATGAATAAAGGTGAATTTCATCAAATCAATATTTCTGGTAGATTTTGCTTCTGTGACCTGTTTCAATCACTATAATCAACAGACTATCATCAATAATGTCCAGGATTACCCGATATTCACCTACTCGGTGAGTGTAGAGAGGGTGACTTTTTGTCCCCTTTATCTTTTTTACATAAGAATATGGGTCATTTTTGATACAATTTATCGATAGAATTATGCTCTGTGCAACATCCAGAGGTAGTTTTTTGAGATCCCTTTTTCCCTTGGAGGTATAAATTGACCTTATAGCTCATGACAGGTTAAACTCTTTCAGAATTTCTTCTTCAGAATGTAGTCGCCCCTGTTTGATATCTTCTAAAGCTTCTTCTATACCTTTTATAGCTTCGTCACTGAGTGGTTCATCATCAATCGCCATATTCGCTAATCTCTTCACAACTGAACTATATGATTCACGGGGGTAACGTTTTAGGGATGTCAAAATATCCTTGACTTTAGGATCAATGCATATTGTTGTTGATGCGGTCATATAATTAACTATAGGGTTCTATATATTAAATATATGTAGGTATATGTAGGACTTACATCAACATTAGGTTGTGGGCAATAGAAATATAATTTTAAGGTTATCTAATTAACATGCCCTATTCCTTCTTCGGCTCTCCTGCCGCCCCCTCTCGTCTTCACTCAATCCGGGTGTCCCTCTCGATCCGTTCCGTCCGTCTTTGTATTCCGGGGG from Methanosarcinales archaeon encodes the following:
- a CDS encoding type II toxin-antitoxin system RelE/ParE family toxin — its product is MRSIYTSKGKRDLKKLPLDVAQSIILSINCIKNDPYSYVKKIKGTKSHPLYTHRVGEYRVILDIIDDSLLIIVIETGHRSKIYQKY